In Paractinoplanes brasiliensis, the following proteins share a genomic window:
- a CDS encoding methylated-DNA--[protein]-cysteine S-methyltransferase: MVKYRTLDTPAGPFTVVVSNTHAVRAAGFTDDVGELLTLVHPGLRDDAEPADDVGPAAGAVRSYFDGDRAALDAVVVEQHSAGEFMRHAWQVMREIKPGFPVTYTEFARLSGRPAAIRAAAAACARNPVALFTPCHRVLRTDGSLGGYRWGLPVKRLLLDHEQAAG; the protein is encoded by the coding sequence ATGGTGAAGTACCGCACCCTCGACACCCCCGCCGGCCCGTTCACCGTCGTCGTGAGCAACACCCATGCCGTACGCGCGGCCGGGTTCACCGACGACGTGGGCGAGCTGCTCACCCTCGTCCATCCCGGCTTGCGCGACGACGCGGAGCCCGCCGACGACGTGGGACCGGCCGCCGGAGCCGTACGCTCCTATTTCGACGGTGACCGTGCCGCGCTCGACGCCGTGGTGGTCGAGCAGCACAGCGCGGGCGAGTTCATGCGCCACGCGTGGCAGGTCATGCGCGAGATCAAGCCGGGCTTCCCGGTCACCTACACCGAGTTCGCGCGGCTGAGCGGTCGTCCCGCCGCGATCCGGGCGGCCGCCGCGGCCTGCGCGCGTAACCCGGTCGCCCTGTTCACGCCGTGCCACCGGGTGTTGCGCACCGACGGGTCGCTCGGCGGCTATCGCTGGGGCCTGCCGGTCAAACGGTTGTTGCTGGATCACGAACAGGCGGCGGGTTAA